Proteins encoded together in one Deltaproteobacteria bacterium window:
- a CDS encoding MCP four helix bundle domain-containing protein, whose product MVKNMRVGKKIVLGFSAVLLLLVIVGVAAYNGLITASDGFTEYREMARDTNLASLLESDMLMVRMNVKDFIIRGNDQDLHEYQEHLKDMHNHLEAAKKNIEDPERAKKIAFVDKEVEEYQGAFEKVVEYKKQRNHLFQDILSVDGPKMEKDLSAIMLSAERDQDVEAGFHAGLALRSLLLARLYVLNFMESNVQKDVDRVDAEFAQLDAELEKLDRHLENAERRELLSKVDGADQEYQDAFKELVNIIFERNEVISGTLDRIGPEIAEAVEEVKLDIKSAQDELGPKMVASNQRAELIVGVVGGIALLLGAFLALIITRGITKPLNRVIEGLSEGSDQVSSASQQVSAGSQSLAEGAAEQAASIEETSSSLEEMSSMTKKNADNANEARSRMGEAGKIVEKVDRHMADMLSAIQEITKSSEETGKIIKTIDEIAFQTNLLALNAAVEAARAGEAGAGFAVVADEVRNLALRAADAAKNTADLIENTIKAVKNGNELTQTTQEAFKENMEIARKVGGLVDEISAASNEQAQGIEEINKAVAEMDKVVQQVAANAEESASASEEMSAQAEQMQSFVGELVNMVGGNASGGDPRSSKPHTTQPTQKTGKANLKALVGPMGKAKTNPKEIIPMDGDDFDDF is encoded by the coding sequence ATGGTCAAAAATATGAGGGTAGGAAAGAAGATTGTTCTTGGATTTTCAGCGGTCCTCCTGTTGCTGGTTATTGTGGGGGTCGCTGCATACAACGGACTGATAACCGCTTCGGACGGCTTCACGGAGTACCGTGAAATGGCAAGGGATACTAATCTCGCCAGTCTTCTTGAATCAGACATGCTCATGGTTCGGATGAATGTAAAGGACTTTATTATCAGAGGAAATGACCAGGATCTCCACGAATACCAGGAGCATCTAAAAGATATGCATAACCATTTAGAGGCGGCGAAGAAGAATATAGAAGATCCCGAACGCGCCAAGAAGATTGCCTTTGTTGATAAGGAAGTGGAGGAGTACCAGGGGGCATTTGAGAAGGTCGTCGAGTATAAAAAGCAACGAAATCATCTGTTCCAAGATATTTTGAGTGTTGACGGGCCAAAGATGGAAAAAGATCTGTCCGCTATCATGTTATCGGCGGAAAGGGATCAGGATGTAGAAGCGGGCTTTCATGCGGGGCTTGCCCTGAGGAGTCTATTGTTGGCCCGTCTGTACGTGCTGAATTTTATGGAATCGAATGTCCAGAAGGACGTCGACAGAGTGGACGCGGAATTTGCTCAACTTGACGCAGAATTGGAGAAACTGGACAGGCATCTGGAAAACGCAGAGCGGAGAGAATTGCTCAGCAAGGTCGACGGAGCGGATCAGGAATATCAAGATGCCTTTAAGGAGCTTGTCAACATCATATTTGAGCGGAATGAGGTCATTTCCGGGACATTGGACAGAATCGGACCGGAGATCGCAGAGGCGGTTGAGGAGGTCAAGTTGGACATCAAATCCGCACAAGACGAGCTGGGGCCGAAGATGGTGGCATCCAACCAACGGGCAGAGCTAATTGTAGGGGTGGTTGGGGGCATTGCCCTGCTACTCGGCGCCTTTCTGGCGCTTATCATCACCCGGGGGATCACCAAACCCCTGAACCGTGTGATCGAAGGTCTGAGCGAGGGTTCGGACCAGGTGTCTTCCGCGTCTCAGCAGGTCTCGGCCGGGAGCCAGTCTCTGGCAGAGGGTGCGGCCGAGCAGGCGGCGTCCATCGAAGAGACCTCTTCGTCTCTGGAAGAGATGTCGTCCATGACCAAGAAGAATGCGGATAACGCCAATGAGGCCAGGTCCAGAATGGGAGAGGCCGGAAAGATCGTGGAGAAGGTGGACCGCCATATGGCCGACATGCTGAGCGCCATCCAGGAGATCACCAAGTCCAGTGAAGAGACCGGAAAGATCATTAAGACCATTGATGAAATCGCCTTTCAGACCAATCTTCTGGCCTTGAATGCCGCGGTGGAAGCCGCCCGGGCAGGAGAGGCGGGAGCGGGCTTTGCCGTGGTGGCGGACGAGGTCCGGAACCTTGCCTTGAGGGCCGCGGACGCGGCCAAGAACACGGCCGATCTGATCGAGAATACCATCAAGGCCGTCAAAAACGGAAATGAACTCACGCAAACCACCCAGGAGGCCTTTAAAGAGAACATGGAAATCGCCCGAAAGGTGGGAGGTCTTGTGGATGAGATTTCTGCGGCATCAAACGAGCAGGCCCAGGGGATCGAGGAGATCAACAAGGCCGTGGCGGAGATGGACAAGGTGGTGCAGCAGGTGGCTGCCAATGCCGAGGAGTCTGCCAGCGCCTCTGAAGAGATGAGCGCCCAGGCCGAACAGATGCAGTCCTTTGTGGGCGAACTGGTCAACATGGTTGGAGGGAACGCATCAGGTGGAGATCCCCGGTCTTCAAAACCCCACACAACCCAGCCCACACAGAAAACAGGCAAAGCAAACCTGAAGGCACTTGTCGGTCCGATGGGGAAGGCAAAGACGAATCCGAAAGAGATCATCCCCATGGATGGTGACGATTTCGATGATTTTTAG
- a CDS encoding chemotaxis protein CheW, with the protein MSELAEKMDQAVKAMAHQEGKYLTFTLAEEEYGIGILKIKEIIGMMTITSVPRTPDFVKGVINLRGQVIPVVDLRRRFGMDEIDYTERTCIIVVEIQGETGTVMIGIVVDSVSEVLNIKGEDIEATPTFGARLNTDYILGMAKVGGGVKILLDIDRVLSDQEIDLLEQAA; encoded by the coding sequence ATGTCGGAATTGGCGGAAAAGATGGACCAGGCCGTAAAGGCCATGGCGCACCAGGAGGGCAAGTATCTCACCTTTACCCTGGCCGAAGAGGAGTACGGCATCGGGATTCTGAAGATCAAGGAGATTATCGGGATGATGACGATCACATCCGTGCCCCGGACCCCCGATTTTGTGAAAGGGGTCATTAACCTTCGGGGCCAGGTGATCCCGGTGGTGGATTTGAGACGCAGGTTCGGGATGGACGAGATCGATTACACGGAACGGACCTGCATCATTGTGGTGGAGATTCAAGGCGAGACCGGGACGGTCATGATCGGCATTGTGGTGGATTCGGTGTCCGAGGTCCTGAACATCAAAGGGGAAGACATTGAGGCCACTCCCACCTTTGGTGCGAGGCTCAATACGGATTATATCCTCGGCATGGCAAAAGTGGGAGGGGGCGTCAAGATCCTGCTCGATATCGACCGGGTCCTCAGCGATCAGGAGATAGATCTGCTGGAGCAGGCGGCATAA